From a single Seriola aureovittata isolate HTS-2021-v1 ecotype China chromosome 18, ASM2101889v1, whole genome shotgun sequence genomic region:
- the LOC130187006 gene encoding uncharacterized protein LOC130187006 gives MAESEFLDTEEEVVVTLEEVTVRVSYTTRGAEKQEDESDSVMQPLLQHKHQDNRDENHKADTQTTTDGADQKTSVPQELESAGRDQPGCTGSVGSVFSDSSWHECPICSELFDSHEDHRVTLLHCNHTLCHRCIAGIMKRAKDPGRLQCPFCRQTTPFPQWEIRRLQEESYFHSVCEPAPSLITSPGPELQAVPTSPSCCFALERQLEAHTHRNICGCCVYPSCLIGGLRLMRQHSLYFSVTALLLLFLVLLGCFLYMAVPAIMQSILLGNG, from the coding sequence ATGGCTGAGTCAGAATTCCTCGACACTGAGGAGGAAGTAGTTGTTACACTGGAAGAAGTCACCGTCAGAGTTTCATACACGACAAGGGGAGCGGAAAAGCAAGAAGATGAGAGCGACTCAGTCATGCAGCCTCTGCTTCAGCACAAACATCAGGACAACCGTGATGAGAATCACAAAGCAGACACGCAAACAACGACAGATGGTGCTGACCAAAAGACATCTGTTCCACAAGAGCTGGAATCGGCTGGCAGGGATCAGCCCGGCTGCACTGGAAGTGTCGGGAGCGTGTTCAGTGACAGCAGTTGGCACGAATGCCCCATCTGCAGCGAGCTGTTCGACTCACATGAGGATCACCGCGTCACCTTGCTCCACTGCAACCACACACTGTGCCACCGCTGTATAGCCGGCATCATGAAGAGGGCCAAGGACCCGGGCCGGCTGCAGTGCCCCTTCTGTCGACAGACCACCCCCTTCCCACAGTGGGAGATCaggaggctgcaggaggagtCCTACTTTCACAGTGTCTGTGAGCCTGCTCCCTCCCTCATCACCAGTCCCGGCCCTGAACTTCAGGCCGTCCCTACATCACCGTCGTGCTGCTTCGCTCTGGAGAGGCAGCTGGAGGCGCACACGCACAGAAACATATGTGGATGCTGCGTCTACCCGTCCTGCCTCATCGGAGGACTGAGGCTGATGCGGCAACACTCCCTCTATTTCTCCGTCActgctctcctgctgctcttcctggTGCTGCTGGGCTGTTTCCTGTACATGGCTGTTCCTGCTATAATGCAGTCCATACTTTTGGGTAATGGCTAA